The DNA window CTTATATAGTTGCTTCCAAGATTCAAGGTTAGTCACATTATACCCATTTCAAGCTTGGGAGTGGGACAAGATACTAATATCGTACTATTTTTCTTCCTTGGAATGTCATAAGATCTTTGTTGGGAAATATACTTTTCGTGTACTATCCACATGTcgatttctttttttcatttgataGAATCTAAGCTATCCATCTTTTCCTTTTAGGTAATTTTCTTAGTATTAACTCTTATGGCAGCATTTATGTTTAATATAGTATGATGAGTCTTTGTATTCCTAGTTCCAGACCTACTCCGTGAACATACTGCTTTGCACTTCAATAGAAATTGCTATTATCAATGACATTTTGTGTAGCTCACAGTTGCCATAGTCTTTAATTCCTGTTCACAACATCAAGATATATTCAACCTTGATTATGTTGGTTTTTGTGTCATGATTTTTGGATAATGGACGTCATCCTAGTTTGCAAGATCTTACAAAAACCTATCACACTGTAGAGTGCATCACAAGAATAAGAAGGATCTAGTTtctttgatttaaaaaatcacattttttttagttttcttttgCAAAAGATAATTCTATTATTTATGTAGAAAATAATGAGAACAACAAGAGGCTACTCTCAACACACATTTTTTGAAATTGGCATATGCTAATAGACAAACAATGCTTAATTTTTACTGTTGCCTCTTTACATTTTCTAAAACTTGAAATTCCTTGCAACTAATTATCTGTTCTCTTTTGGCAGAAATATGTAAACTTATGAGCAATGTGAAATGTTCCATCCCTGAGTTTACTTGTGTTTCATCAGCTAAGGTTcgttcatttttttcttctgcAACAGCTTTTAATAACACATGTTATAGGCTCTTAGTCTTAGttccaaaatttatattttccgAATTTCAGaggttgattttttttccttgtatttattttatgtcaACATGGGCCAATTACTTTGATTCTGTCATACCTTggatttcttttcattttcattgaacTACTCATGATACATAACGGGTCCATGACGGTGGCAATTTTGCAGCTTGTGAAGCTACTAGAATTGAAGGAGGCTAATCATATTGAATTTTGCAAAATCAAAAATGTACTTGATGAGATATTACAGATGTACACAAATGCTGAGCTCAGAGAGATACTGGAGTTATTAATGGACCCTACTTGGGTGGCTACTGGGTTAAAAATTGACTTTGAGAATTTGGTAAACATgctttatatatttacctttttatttttattctgaGCATATGGATGTCTTTTGTTACAAGTTCATGAAATGAATGATAAACTAAGAGAGAGTGATACATCATTGACTTGTAGATATAGAGTTCCAGCATCACTTGTATTTGTGCACTATCCGTTTCATTGAGATTAATACCAAACTTTACTGAATTTGATGCTAGAATCTACAAATCTGATAAACTTATCTTTTCAATCATTTGGTTCGTAGATACGTTGATCTGTTCCACTTTTTATGTGTGTCGCTACTATCTGCAGTCTTTTcttttcaactattttttttggtttagtGTGGTAGTCATAAAAATTGAGGGATGATCTTGTTTGATTATGATCAAGAAGCATTAAATGAGCTTATCAGATCATCTCACCTAAAACCCTAATCAATTAATTGATGAGTCCAATAATTCTATCAGGCAAACCTGCTTGCACATGCATAGTACTGATGTACTTTTGAGAGATGAACTGATAGACGATAATATTATCCTTTTTTTGGACTTTGGAGGCACAATTAGGCCTGGTGAGGAGTGAGGACCAATGACAAGATCTGAAACCAGACCAAACAATTATTCAACCTAACAAAGCTACTCTTATTAACTTCCCTATTTGTTTTGTATTTCCTTTTGCTCCTGATATATTGTTCTTTCTGCTTTAGATAAATGATTGTAGATGGGCTTCATCAAGAATCGGTGAGATGATCCTTACAGATGGTGAATGTGATCAAAAGACAAGCTCCTATTCTGGTATCCCACGTGAATTTTTTGAAGATATGGATTCAGGATGGAAAGGCCGCGTAAAAAGGATATATATGGAAGAAGAATATGCTGAAGTGGAGAAGGCAGCTGAGGCATTAGCATCTGCTGTAAGTCTATAGGAGTAATCTTAACCTAGACATTCTAATGGGATATATTTCAAAGAATGGAGTATTTTTTTCATacttttattttgaagattctTTTTTTTCACACTTTCTCTTAACTGGCAAACTTCTGTCAAAATGACAACCTCGCAAAACATGGAGTAAGATTCTGGTATTGAATATGAAGTTTACTTTCACATCCGGGAAAGGTTCATTTGGAGAAACTACAAGAATCACATAATCTGTCTTATATTTCAACTATTGCAATGAGAATCTATTAAACTGATATTTCTCTGGCCCATTTTTTTTATGGATTTACTCATCTTTGTATTAGGATTGTAAATAGTAGTATATAGTTAATGACATACTTGTAAAAAAATGTAGATGATGAAAGTATAGAAAATGTGTAGAGAATGCATATAAATACCCTTAATTGATATCTTGTATCAGCTGTTATGAGATGAATTGAGAAGTTACTGTATGTTTCCTCCTCTCCTTCCTATCTTTATTCTCTCCTATGATTTCAACTAGTTCCTTTATCTCTACTCCAATTTCCTCTTCTAACTAGTTATGGAATTGGGTTGTAAcatttcactttatttttttctaggTTAGTGAAGATTTCATTCCAATTTTATCTCGTATACAAGCCACTACAGCCCCATTGGGGGGTCCAAAGGGAGAGATATTGTATGCTCGAGAACATGAATCTGTTTGGTTTAAGGGAAAACGTTTTATCCCAGGTGTATGGGCTGGCACGCCTGGAGAAGAACAAATTAAGCAGCTGAGACCTGCTCTAGATTCAAAGGGAAGAAAAGTTGGAGAGGAATGGTTTACCACTGTTAAAGTTGATGCTGCAATTATGAGGTACATTAACTATATAGAGTTGATGGAAATTATGGGAGTTCCTATTTGTTGATACATTTTCTTGTCAACTGTCAAATACCTTCTGATGTCCCAATATTAGGTATCATGAAGCAGGGGCTAAGGCAAAGAGAATTGTCTTGGAATTGTTGAGAGCACTTTCTGCTGAATTACAGGACAAGATTCATGTCCTTGTCTTTGCTTCCATGTTGCTTGTCATTGCAAAGGCATTATTTGCTCACGTGAGGTTAGTTCCTTCCCTCATTTCATATTCCCTCCTTTGCcacagaaaagaagaagaaaatagtGTGTTGCAGGCTCCGTCTTGGACAATATTTTTGAATCTGTTGAAACTAAAATTCAAAAAGGTCCCTTTTGCATGCTACAGATGCAACTCAACATGATAAATTAGTCATATAGCAATGGCGTTATGCAACTTTAAGATATTCAGAACTTATTCTTTGCAGTGAAGGTAGAAGAAGGAAATGGGTTTTCCCTACCCTTGCGCAATTTCATCAATCAAAGGTATTATTTTCCCCTGCAGTATTCCAATATAACTACTGcatcttttcattcttaatCATGATTGTTGCTTTAAATAACCTCAATATCCGAGCCCTTTATTAAGTACCAGACTGGATTATCAGGCATTAGATTTGATGCCTTTATATCCTGACATAACAAAATGTCAATCTACCATTTATCTCATGTACATTGTATCAGAAAGTGATGATTTTAGAATAACTATGCTTCTTACCAATCTAGAATTCTAGGGTTTAGAGAAAATTCAGATGAGGGGAGAATGTCTTAGGAAAGGCTTCACAATAAGCCACAACTAACTGTAGAGTAGAGCAAGAACTCACTCAATCGATTCTTCATTTTCAGGTAAAAGGGAAGCCAGTGTCACGTATTAGAGGGCTTTCAGTCTTTCTTTACCCATGACATGAGTCTCTTTTATTGTCTTTATCTGACTAAACCAATTTAACATATGCTCAAATTGATCTGATCTAGGTTATAATTTGAACACACTAGATGAGGTTAGTAAATAGTGATAAGGTTAGAATGGTAATTAGTGTTAGTAGCATAAGTTAGAGAATTGTAATAGCATATAAATAGTAGAGGATGGTTGGACTATCATAATTTCTTTCATCATACAGGTGTAAAAAAAGTTTAACATGATTTGTTACATGCAGGATATAGAACCATTAGATGCTGCCAACAGAATGGAAATTACTGGTTTATCACCATATTGGTTTGATGTTGCTCAAGGCAGTGCTGTTCAGAATACTATAGAGATGCAATCCCTATTTATTTTAACAGGACCCAATGGTGGCGGAAAATCAAGTTTGCTACGATCCATTTGTGCAGCAGCAATACTTGGAATATGTGGTTTGATGGTGCCTGCTGAATCAGCCTTCATTCCCCATTTTGACTCTGTTATGCTGCATATGAAATCTTATGATAGCCCTGCAGATGGAAAAAGTTCATTTCAGGTGATTGTATTTCTTTTGAAGCAATCTGTTAAAGTTCATACTCTAGGATTTAAACAATCCAAGAAAAGAGATGAGAAGCTGAAAGAAATCGAGACAAGAAGCATAGaacctttattaattttattccaTAATCCAAACGATAACATAAGCCTCCTATATATAATAGGGAAATTCTAACTAATAGATAActataatactaataataattatccgaaccaaataaataacaataattaaatataatgaacctaatattataaatttgttggcAATGTTGTTGTGGCATTTTGCAACCCTAgtctccattttttttcttcaaagaagaccttttatttttttgtaatttccATGAAGAGGTTTGATAATTATATTGGATAATTCATATATTAGGCTTCTTAAAAGTAATAACCTTTTGTAATAGATAAGCATGGATAGTACTTGTAATTGATCATCTAGAAATCATAAGCCATTGATTTACCTTGATGCATGGAAAACTCTACAGAAGGTCATTTGGTGTGTAGTTCCAGTTACATGTTTATATcgtgttataatttaattgtttaatgCATAAATAACCTGTCAGATTGAAATGTCCGAGGTCCGTTCCGTAATAACCGGAGCCACATCGAGAAGCCTAGTGCTTGTGGATGAAATCTGTAGAGGAACCGAAGTAGCGAAAGGAACATGCATTGCAGGCAGCATTATAGAGGCATTAGATCAAATAGGTTGCCTTGGCATTGTATCAACACACTTGCATGGAATCTTCGATCTACCCCTTAGCACAAAGAATGTTGTACATAAATCGATGTCCACTCAGTATGTAAATGGTCAGACAAAACCAACCTGGAAACTGGTAGATGGAATTTGCCGAGAGAGCCTTGCGTTTGAAACGGCACTTAGGGAAGGAATCCCGGAGGCACTTATCCAACGGGCAGAAGAGCTGTATTCTTCAGTTCATGCAAAACATAAGGTTGTCAGAAGAAAAGTACCAGTTGAGGAAGAAATTGCTCAACTTGAAATTATTGGTAAGGAAGATATAAATCAGAAAACTTCTTTAAGAGACGGCATGGAGATCTTGTTCAAGAAAGTTGAGAATGCAGTCACCAAAATTTGTCAAAAGAAGCTGATGGAAATCTGGAAAAGAGATCCATCTGAACCGGCTGAAGTGAATTGTACTATGGTTTCTGCTAGGGAACAGCCACCTCCTTCGACTATAGGTGCTTCAAGCGTTTATGTTATGTTCGGTCTTGACAAGAAACTATATGTTGGAGAGGTACTTCTTCTTGCCTTCCATATTCTTGGTTCTAAATTGAGTTTAACATAGATTTCTACTGGCtgattaaacatttaaatttcggcactaattaaaatcaatcatctgaatgtttgttttttattggTTTATATTGACAGACTGATGATCTTGAGGGCAGGATTCGGTCTCATCGATCAAAGGACTCTACGCAGAAGAAGGCTTGTTTCCTTTACTTCTTAGTCCCTGGGAAGAGCACAGCTTGTCAACTGGAAACTCTTCTAATAAACCAGCTCCCAAACTATGGTTTCCATCTTACTAACATTGCTGATGGTAAGCACCGCAATTTCGGCACCACCACCAATGCAT is part of the Impatiens glandulifera chromosome 1, dImpGla2.1, whole genome shotgun sequence genome and encodes:
- the LOC124919706 gene encoding DNA mismatch repair protein MSH1, mitochondrial, with the translated sequence MRWLAAKTVVVLAPRWRSLSILLHSPIHRHLFSPSPLSRNRQSQQLHCFKVRKVFNGKAKILKKNRGFKDSLDEKDQYHIIWWKERLELCRKPSTIHLITKLMYTNLLGVDANLKNGTLKEGTLNWEILQLKSKFPREVLLCRVGEFYEAIGIDACILVEYAGLNPFGGLRSDSIPRAGCPVVNLRQTLDDLTLNGFSVCIVEEVQVPTQARTRKDRFISGHAHPGSPYVFGLVGVDHDLEFPEPMPVIGISRSAKGYCIVSLLETMKTYCIEDGLTEEALVTKLRTRHCHHLFLHTSLKHNSSGTFRWSEFGEGGLLWGECRPRNFEWFDGDPVNELLIKVKELYGLDDKVLFRDVTVTSKDRPQPLYLGTATQIGAIPTEGIPCLLKVLLPPNCTRLPVRYINDLILNPPAYIVASKIQEICKLMSNVKCSIPEFTCVSSAKLVKLLELKEANHIEFCKIKNVLDEILQMYTNAELREILELLMDPTWVATGLKIDFENLINDCRWASSRIGEMILTDGECDQKTSSYSGIPREFFEDMDSGWKGRVKRIYMEEEYAEVEKAAEALASAVSEDFIPILSRIQATTAPLGGPKGEILYAREHESVWFKGKRFIPGVWAGTPGEEQIKQLRPALDSKGRKVGEEWFTTVKVDAAIMRYHEAGAKAKRIVLELLRALSAELQDKIHVLVFASMLLVIAKALFAHVSEGRRRKWVFPTLAQFHQSKDIEPLDAANRMEITGLSPYWFDVAQGSAVQNTIEMQSLFILTGPNGGGKSSLLRSICAAAILGICGLMVPAESAFIPHFDSVMLHMKSYDSPADGKSSFQIEMSEVRSVITGATSRSLVLVDEICRGTEVAKGTCIAGSIIEALDQIGCLGIVSTHLHGIFDLPLSTKNVVHKSMSTQYVNGQTKPTWKLVDGICRESLAFETALREGIPEALIQRAEELYSSVHAKHKVVRRKVPVEEEIAQLEIIGKEDINQKTSLRDGMEILFKKVENAVTKICQKKLMEIWKRDPSEPAEVNCTMVSAREQPPPSTIGASSVYVMFGLDKKLYVGETDDLEGRIRSHRSKDSTQKKACFLYFLVPGKSTACQLETLLINQLPNYGFHLTNIADGKHRNFGTTTNASLEESLALGR